From Pseudomonas sp. G2-4:
CAGCAGCCGGCTCGCAGGCAACTTGAACAGTCGGTAGTCTGGCAAGTTACAGGGCAGGCTTTCAACAAAAGCCCAGCCTTTTGTTCACACTGGGCGAGACCCTTGCAGGCACCTCGCTCAGAGCCTAGCACTTAGCCCTGCAACGCACTGAGAGTCAGGTCCAGGCACAGTCGCGCCTTGGTCACCAGTTCATCGATCTCGGCCTTGCTGATCACCAGCGGCGGCGCAATGATCATGGTGTCGCCCACCGCGCGCATGATCAGCCCGTTATCGAAGCAGAACTGCCGGCAGATCATGCCCACGCCCTTGCCTTCGTAGCGCTTGCGCGTGGCCTTGTCCTGAACCAGTTCGATTGCCCCCAGCAAACCGACACCGCGCACTTCACCCACCAGCGGATGATCGTTCAGTTCCCGCAGACGCTTCTGCAAATAGGGTGCCGTTTCGCCGTGGACGCGCTCGATGATCTTCTCGTCGCGCAGGATGCGGATGTTTTCCAGGGCGACCGCAGCGGCCACTGGGTGCCCGGAGTAGGTAAACCCGTGGTTGAAGTCGCCACCTTCGTTGAGCACCGCGACCACGTCATCGCGCACAATCAGGCCACCCATGGGGATGTAGCCGGAGGTCAGGCCCTTGGCGATGGTCATCATGTGCGGTTTCAACCCGTAATGGTCGGTACCGAACCACTCACCGGTGCGGCCAAAGCCACAGATCACTTCGTCGGCCACGAACAGGATGTCGTACTTGGCGAGGATTTCCTTCATCCGCGGCCAGTAGCTGTCCGGCGGCACGATCACCCCGCCCGCGCCCTGGATCGGCTCGGCGATAAAGGCACCGACGTTGTCCACGCCGATCTCCAGGATTTTCTCTTCCAACTGATTGGCCGCCCATACGCCGAACTCTTCAGGGCTCATGTCGCCGCCTTCACCGAACCAGTACGGCTGGGCGATGTGGACAATACCCGGGATTGGCAGGTCGCCTTGTTCGTGCATGTAGGTCATGCCACCCAGGCTCGCGCCGGCCACGGTCGAACCGTGATAACCGTTCTTGCGGCTGATGATGACTTTCTTGTTCGGCTGGCCCTTGATCGCCCAATAGTGGCGGACCATACGCAGCATGGTGTCGTTGCCCTCAGAGCCGGAACCGGTGAAGAACACATGGTTCATGCCTTCAGGGGCAATGTCGGCGATGGCTTTGGACAGTTCCAGCACAGGCGGGTGGGCGGTCTGGAAGAACAGGTTGTAATAAGGCAGCTCACGCATCTGTTGGCTGGCCGCATCGGCCAGCTCGTCGCGACCGTAGCCGATCGCCACGCACCAGAGGCCGGCCATGCCGTCGAGGATCTTGTTGCCTTCGCTGTCCCAGAGATAGACACCCTTGGCGTGGGTGATGATGCGCGGGCCTTTCTCTTTGAGCTGTTTGAAGTCGCTGAACGGCGCCAGGTGGTGATCGTTGCTCAGGGCCTGCCATTCACGGGTTTGCGGATTGTTGCGGGTCATGCGAATTCTCCTTTATATCGGTGAGGGCAACGCTGCGCGAGGCAGCGTCGCCCGGCGCATCAGACGGCAAAGAGCAGGAATTCCCGCTCCCACGAACTGATGACGCGCTTGAAGTTTTCATGCTCGGCCCGCTTGACCGCGACGTAGCCTGTGATGAATTTCTTGCCCAGGTATTTCTCGATGGTGGCGCTGTTTTCCATGCGCTCCAGAGCATCTTCGATGGTCAACGGCAGGCGCAGGTTGCGGCGCTCGTACCCTCGACCCACGACGGGGGCGCTCGGGTTGAGGCCTTCGACCATGCCGATATAGCCGCACAACAGGCTGGCGGCAATCGCCAGGTACGGGTTGGCGTCGGCGCCCGGCAGGCGGTTTTCCACCCGGCGGTTCTGCGGCCCGGCATCGGGTACCCGCAGGCCCACGGTGCGGTTCTCTTCGCCCCACTCCACGTTCACCGGCGCCGAGGTATCAGGCAGGAAGCGGCGGAACGAGTTGACATTGGGGGCGAACAGCGGCAACAGCTCGGGGATGAATTTCTGCAAACCGCCGATGTGGTTCAAGAACAGCTCGCTCATGGACCCATCTTCATTAGAGAAGACGTTCTTGCCGGTGTCCTTGTCGATGATGCTCTGGTGCAAGTGCATGGCGCTGCCCGGCTCGCCGGTCATGGGCTTGGCCATGAAGGTGGCCGCCACGTTGTGCTTGAGGGCCGCTTCGCGCATGGTGCGCTTGAACACCAGGATCTGGTCCGCCAGGGACAGGGCATCGCCATGACGGAAGTTGATTTCCATCTGCGCCGTGCCGTCCTCGTGGATCAAGGTATCGAGGTCCAGCTCCTGCAATTCGCACCAGTCATAGACATCCTCGAACAGCGGGTCGAATTCGTTGGCCGCTTCAATGGAGAACGACTGGCGACCGGTTTCCGGGCGACCGGAGCGGCCAATGGGCGGCTGCAGTGGGAAATCGGGGTCGTCGCTGCGCTTGGTCAGGTAGAACTCCATTTCCGGCGCCACGATCGGCTGCCACCCCTTGTCGGCGTAGAGCTTGAGCACCTTCTTGAGCACGTTGCGCGGCGACAGCTCGATGGGGTTGCCCTGCTTGTCGTAGGAGTCGTGGATAACCTGGGCGGTGGGCTCGATGGCCCAGGGCACAAGGAACACTGCGTTTTCGTCCGGACGGCAGATCATGTCGATGTCGGCCGGATCGAGCAGTTCG
This genomic window contains:
- a CDS encoding aspartate aminotransferase family protein, producing the protein MTRNNPQTREWQALSNDHHLAPFSDFKQLKEKGPRIITHAKGVYLWDSEGNKILDGMAGLWCVAIGYGRDELADAASQQMRELPYYNLFFQTAHPPVLELSKAIADIAPEGMNHVFFTGSGSEGNDTMLRMVRHYWAIKGQPNKKVIISRKNGYHGSTVAGASLGGMTYMHEQGDLPIPGIVHIAQPYWFGEGGDMSPEEFGVWAANQLEEKILEIGVDNVGAFIAEPIQGAGGVIVPPDSYWPRMKEILAKYDILFVADEVICGFGRTGEWFGTDHYGLKPHMMTIAKGLTSGYIPMGGLIVRDDVVAVLNEGGDFNHGFTYSGHPVAAAVALENIRILRDEKIIERVHGETAPYLQKRLRELNDHPLVGEVRGVGLLGAIELVQDKATRKRYEGKGVGMICRQFCFDNGLIMRAVGDTMIIAPPLVISKAEIDELVTKARLCLDLTLSALQG
- a CDS encoding glutamine synthetase family protein codes for the protein MSNNLDQLTDWLKDHKITEVECMIGDLTGITRGKISPTNKFIAEKGMRLPESVLLQTVTGDYVEDDIYYELLDPADIDMICRPDENAVFLVPWAIEPTAQVIHDSYDKQGNPIELSPRNVLKKVLKLYADKGWQPIVAPEMEFYLTKRSDDPDFPLQPPIGRSGRPETGRQSFSIEAANEFDPLFEDVYDWCELQELDLDTLIHEDGTAQMEINFRHGDALSLADQILVFKRTMREAALKHNVAATFMAKPMTGEPGSAMHLHQSIIDKDTGKNVFSNEDGSMSELFLNHIGGLQKFIPELLPLFAPNVNSFRRFLPDTSAPVNVEWGEENRTVGLRVPDAGPQNRRVENRLPGADANPYLAIAASLLCGYIGMVEGLNPSAPVVGRGYERRNLRLPLTIEDALERMENSATIEKYLGKKFITGYVAVKRAEHENFKRVISSWEREFLLFAV